In Ovis aries strain OAR_USU_Benz2616 breed Rambouillet chromosome 13, ARS-UI_Ramb_v3.0, whole genome shotgun sequence, the genomic window GCTGGCGCTCGGGACAGGCCTGCTTATGGGGAGCACTGACCTCTGTCTTCACTCTGATAACCCCTTCCTCCGTCAGTGTGCTGGTCTCCACCACAGGAAAGCCTTCTGCCTGCAGGTCTAGAAATATTTTCTGGGAACACAATGGATGAGTAAACATGAGCTGCGGCATTTACTCTCAGTTCCCATCCACAAACCGTCCTCCTCAAACAGGTGCTACATATGCTAATCACAACAAACACCTCTGTGATTTCTAATTCTTCTGAAGAACATCTCCTCAAAACTGTTATTTATTTGTCCCTAAATCCTGCTGTGATTAAGACAAGGCACATTATGGGGAGAATCAAACCAGAGTGCAGCAAGCAAACCCGAGGCACTCAGGAACATTCTGTGAGGCCGACCCTCCTGAAGAGAACCTTGGCAAAAATCAACATATATTTTCACAACGCTCTCAATGTTGTTCTTTATAAATACCTGGCTTCCTCAGCCTAAGATAATTCCTAAGAAAACACCTCAGCAACAGGTACAACCACTAAGACCCTAAGAGGGACGCCACCTGCGCCTCCACCAAGGCTACCTGACACCTCGCTGCCGGCCTGACCACACGCCCCCAGTTCAGAAACAAGTGCCCAGCTCAGGACTTCAGGCTGCTCAGGATGGAGCACTGCTTCCCTCCTAGGCCCCTACTCCCTGGAAACACCAATCACAGCATGACCAGCGTGGCCACCTGCACCCATGCCACCTGCCCAGGTGCCCACCTGAGAGACAGCCCTTCCCAACAAGCAGCTCCTGGGGCTGCCGCTCTGACCACAGGCACTGCCAGCCCCACGACCTCTGAGAGAGGCCACAGAAAACCTCATGGTCTCTCTGCCACTGATGGGCATCCGTGAGGTTACAGCGACTCAGTCACTAAGGACATAATCTCAACCATAAAACAGTTTACCCTGTGAACTAGCATCACTAACATTCCTTCTCAACTCTGGCTGTGGGAGACGAGGTTCAGAATCAGCAGGAAATTTTGAAAACATCGAGGTGGCTTACCTGATTGTCCTCAGAAAGCTCAGAGATCCTCTTCACATCACATTTGTTTGCTACGACGATAAGGGGCTGCAGCGAGGAAGAAAACTAATGAAATCATCACCTTCACCCTTACTCACGAGACCACACAGGCCCACACCCACCTTGTTGACAAAGAGTGGCCTGAGGTTCCGGAAGAGTTCCAGCTGCTCCGCGAGCCCATGGCCGCACTGCTCTGACAGATCCATCACGTACAGCACCGCGGCTCGCAGGTGGGCCAGAGCCGTGATGGCCTGCATCTCGATGGTGTTGCGGTCCTCCAGAGGGTGGTCCAGGATCCCAGGGGTGTCCACCACCTGTGGGCAGACAAGTCAGCCCAGCACACAGGCCAAGGGTGCCCACAGACCTAGACCAGCCCTGATGGAGCTCCCCACTGACCACGGTGAAGAACAAAGCAGTGGGAAAGGACAAGTAAAGACCAGGGGAGGGGCCCTCACTGAGGAACAAGCTCACCAGCGATGCTGAGGGCTGGATGGAAAGAGGACTGCTCTTTCTTATGAGCCCTGGATTAACCAGCACGCCCCCAAGTGCTCAGAACAacaccactgtttataatatcaCATTCAACTGTGGACAGAGGCTTCACCACCCATTCTGGGTTTCTGAAGATGCATCAATCAGAAGTCCTGCCATAAGCAAAGCACAGATGCCACACCGGGAGCTGCTGTGTCCCAAGTTCACCCGAGGATGGAGAGAGGCCCCCATGCTGCCCTGGAACCTGTCcatagggggtggggggtgctcctGGCAACTCGGGACCTGCTCCCCAAGCTCCCAGGACATGGGCAGACCCTCATCGGTGGGAAGCCCAGAGCCGGACGCCAGGAATGAGCCAGGCCAGCGCTCACCTGCCAGCGCAGGTACTTGTAATCCATGTGCCCCACAAACAGAGACTTGGTGGTGAAGGCATAGGGCTGGACGTCCACATCCGCTCTCGTTACCTAGAACAAACCACAGGTCCTGACTTTCACATCCTCCCAGAACCAACATGTCTCAGCCACACAGCATCAAGACTGTCGGGGGTCAGAAGAGACCCCATGACACCTCAAGTGACTAGACTGCTAAGACAGGAGCCAGCACCGACCGCGCGGCCCCCTCAGCCTACACAAGCAGGTCCTCGGTCAACGCCGGGGCAGCACCAACCTTGTTGATGAAGCTGGACTTGCCAACGTTGGGGTACCCACATAGAAGCAAGGTCCTCGTGTTCGGGTCAATGGTGGGCAGACGGGACAGATGCTGACGCACTGTGACAAGGCGAAGGTAAATGTGCTTAACGTAATGAAAAAGCTTAAGCAACTCAAAGCTGACGGTCTGCTCAACTTAGCTGTACACTCCAGGCCTGTGGCCATGTTAGCACACTCCAACAATGATCACACACGTGACGAGAAAACATGAATGAATGGAGGAGGGACCAGCTGCAGGGGCATCCAGGCTGAACCCAGAACCCTCCTCCCAGGTCCAAACAGCATGGGTTCCCACCCAGCAGACTGAGGTGGGGCCCAGACCACACAACCCAGAGGACTGAGCAAGAGAGTAGAGTCTGAAAGGGCAATTCGAGCGAGCGTGTGCTCTAGCACCTCCTGGCCTACAGGGCTCCTTTCTTAACGAGCAACCCTCGGGACCTCGACTGCTGCAGCAGCACCACTGGGCAGGCCACCTAAAGACGTAACCGATGACTGGAAGCACTGTCAAAGCAGCTCAGAGTTATGATCTTGTTGCAAATTACATGCAAGATGCTGGGGGAGGGGATCAAAATCAAATCAGAAATATATACGCATACAAAACAGCACAAAGTTGTTTCTGTAAAAATTGTTCTACATTAATTCAGAAATCGCCTACTGAATAAAACTACCAGGTAACAAAACTGGAGTAGCAGTTTGATGCTAATATGTTTTACACTAAAATATCAGTAACAGGTAAAACTGCGGGtcactttatttttagatattttggtATCTCCCCACCATTTATAATGTATATGCCTTGCCTATTAAATTTGAAAGATACAAATGTTTTtaatagtgctgctgctgctgctgctgctaagtcgcttcagtcgtgtccgactctgtgaccccatagacagcagctctaACATGTAAGTATTAATTAAGTTCTAGCTGCTTTTTCAATCACATCTAATCTGTTAGACTTTCTTACAGGCTAGACTGGGAAAAATAATTTGTTCCTTTGATCtctacaacaaaacaaaaataaacattataaaaataactcTCTACAATAATCAAGTACTTTAACAGAATGCACTAACAAGTAGTTAGTTGCTGATGCATAACCAGTACCTTGTTCCAAATATTCCAAACTCTGCTTCTGTCTTTTGATAATAGTACACATCCGCCCGAGAGCAGCGCGTTTCAGTTGCTTGCAGCGGTACAGAGAATCACCATATTTCATGAGCCGCACATAATCTTTAGCAAcgctgaaaaacagaaaaacatgtaAGATTTTGCTCTCCTTTGACAGTAACTTCAAAAATACTACAGTAAGAAAATCCCTTACTTGTCCACTAAATTTTTGGCAATGTTTATTTGTCCTAGAGCCAACTTGTAATGATCCTTGTCATAGAGAATGTTCATCAAATCTGCATAAAATGGATGAATATCCTGTAacaagaacaacagaatggtcACCTTGGTCTGGCAGCTTCTCCTCCTGTGTGTGGATAACACTTGAACATAACTTCCTAGGGAAACACATCACACCTTCTGCTCTTCCTCATCACCCACCCTCCCCCCTCAATCTTCTCCCCAGGTCTCTCTCAGTGACTATTtagtcacagaaaaaaaatagagtcaGCAGGTAAGTGAAGTCCACCTGCCCTGCGCAGGCCTGGCCAGGCCCAACTCCATCTGGGCACCAGAGCCCACCACTTGGGCTCGaaaagagagctccagaaataCTTTCCCACCCATCCAGCCAGTCCCATCAACCTGTAAATGTGCTGTTATTGCCGAAAACTTaagaagaaagttttaaaacctCCGTCTCTTTGCTCCTCTTCTATTTGTACAGGCGTTTCCTGGTGCTGTCACCTCATCCTTACTGCATTTTTCATCCTCATGTACTTTCTGAAGTACCTGCACTTTCCCCAGAAACTATACCCTCATCCAGCCAGTAGCCACTAAGCACTAACATCAAGTCCTAGAATTTTACACCAGCAATTTCTGTCACATGAACCAATCTCTTCTCTCAGCCTTAACCCACCTTCAGGGACTATCTCAGGGCAGTTGAGGCTCTCAGGCTGTATTGCAGACCCCACATCCATCACTACCTCAGCAACTTCGCAACCACGTGGTCCCACTCAGGGGCTCCACAGGCAGGGTCCACTCCTGCATCCTGCAGCTAAGCACACAGGCAGATGGCTCCGTGCAGCAGGGCCTAACTTCGGGGGCTCAATGAAGAAGGCAGCACCCCATGAGACTGACTCTCATAAGAAAAGCACACTGACCATAAACCGCAGCAGCAAGATAACACACACTGCTGGGCCTCAAGCCACTGGCCCCATCTGAAGCCACAGGAAAGGGAGCTTTGGAAAGAAGGAGAGGACGCATAGGCCACCAGAACCTTAGGGTTCTGAATTCAGTCCACAGCTTTCAGAATCCCAACTGTCCCCACAGCCTAGAGATTACAGAGAAAGCCCAAGGCTTTCAGAGATCGGAGTTTCACTGGGGAAACAAGATACTAAGGAATCAAAAAACCTCTGATCTGCTCCCAGTTTTGTTACTAACTTTCGGAGTAAACTTTGACAAGTCaattatttcctctttccttcactATCAGTCAACTAAGTAGACACACCTGGTTTAACCTTGCCTGCAGGTTCATATTTACATAATCACTTTCCCCCCCGCAGAGTCACTTACATCCAATTTGGGGAAATCTGTCAGAATTTGTGAGAGTCTGTCATGGTAATTCTGCTGAGTAAATTTGACTTTCCTCATATAAAAATGTCTAATGCGATGGATTTGATAATGTTTGTGGATAACTGTCGGAGTCTTTCGCTGAGTCTTCGATAATGTCAGGTCAATAAAGTCCTGCAATAAAATAAGACAGTTACACCAAAAATGTCTCCTTTCACCCACTTATTTGAAATCACCTTAAAAGACTAATGTTCAACAATGTATTTTAAACTACAAacactttttctattttaaactaCGAACACTTATTCTACTTAAATCTTCAGTGTAAAGCTCTGTTCATCTTTATGGTTCCTTGCCTTTATGAAAACACTCAGCAAATGCCTGCTGAAATAAACTTTATCCCACACTCTTGACATTATCGTAAATTCCATACACCTAACACCATCTGAAAGGTAAGTACCCAGAAAAATCAAGCACAAAGCAGGAAAAAAGCATGTTTTAAGGATAAACAGTTCTACTATTTCGGTTTGTGTATCTCCAGTTTTGacagcacacacaaaaaaccagTGTTTTCAATTTCCCAAGGTAAAGTGGACCTGAAAGACTCCGGCATGAAGTCCAGAGCAAGCCGTCCAAGAATATCGGCGTGCGACGCTGTCTGCTCTGGGAAGCACAACGCCGGCTCTGGGAGGCACGCTGCCGCCAGTCGTCGCAGACCCACCTACTTCATAGAGCTTCCTGACTCTCCCCATCTCCTCCGGGCAGATCCCAACCCCCTGAGGGCCCTAATCTCTGAGGAAGGACCCCCAGAACCCAACCCCCGAGGGCCCTAATCTCTGAGGAAGGACCCCCACTCTCTGGGAGGACCCCAAACCAGGGGGCCCAAATCTGGAGAGAACGTGATCTAAGAAGGGGCCCGGCGGGGAAGGCGGCCCCTTCCAGCCCACCGTTACAGACCGGAGCTCCAGCGTCCCGCGACCTAGCCAAAAAAAGCGGAGGCAGAAGGGCCCTTGGGGCCTCTTACCTTGGCGGACGGCACCACCGTGATCTTCTTGAAGTTGTAGTGCGCCATGCCGGCGATTCGCCACGAGGGGACAGCCGTCCGGACATCCGCCGAGGAGCCGGGGAATAACTTCCGCCGAGAAGGACGGGACTTCCGCCTGCGGTGCGTAGGCAGTGCGTCAGTTCCGGCGCTCCCTGCTCCCCGCGCACCGCCTCGGAGTCACACAGCGCCCTCGCCGGGCCAGAGAAGGGGTCGCAGGGCCAGGGCGGAGGGCGCGCGCGGCGGGAGGACTGGGCCGGGAAGGCGGCGCTGAGGTCCGGTCCCCACCGCGGAAAGGAGAGGGTCTTGAGAGGCCTCCCCTGGCATCTGTGCTGCCCAGCCGGTCCAGGGCCTGGCTGACCTGAGCCAGGGGTCCGGGGGGCCTTTAGGAGcctggggggtgagggtgggcg contains:
- the GTPBP4 gene encoding GTP-binding protein 4, whose protein sequence is MAHYNFKKITVVPSAKDFIDLTLSKTQRKTPTVIHKHYQIHRIRHFYMRKVKFTQQNYHDRLSQILTDFPKLDDIHPFYADLMNILYDKDHYKLALGQINIAKNLVDNVAKDYVRLMKYGDSLYRCKQLKRAALGRMCTIIKRQKQSLEYLEQVRQHLSRLPTIDPNTRTLLLCGYPNVGKSSFINKVTRADVDVQPYAFTTKSLFVGHMDYKYLRWQVVDTPGILDHPLEDRNTIEMQAITALAHLRAAVLYVMDLSEQCGHGLAEQLELFRNLRPLFVNKPLIVVANKCDVKRISELSEDNQKIFLDLQAEGFPVVETSTLTEEGVIRVKTEACDRLLAHRVETKMKGNKVNEVLNRLHLAVPSRRDDKERPPFIPEGVVARRKRMELGEPKRRQERDLELEMGDDYILDLQKYWDIMNSSEKHDKIPEIWEGHNIADYIDPDIMQKLEELEKEEELRTAAGEYDSESESEDEEMAEIRQLAKQIREKKKLKILQSREKDTQGPRMPRTAKKVQRKVLEDEMRSLGVDMDDKDNAHYAVQARRSRSITRKRKREDSVLPASVTRSHSCSRPPRDVSGLRDVKMVKKAKTMMKNAQKKMNRLGKKGEADRHVFDMKPKHLLSGKRKAGKKDRR